One window of the Cydia amplana chromosome 26, ilCydAmpl1.1, whole genome shotgun sequence genome contains the following:
- the LOC134659955 gene encoding uncharacterized protein LOC134659955 has product MKAVVCIAVASIIVNTVKAVDPKQLNVALETVLQFDKKDRAADLAVLDKVQNFLDQIKDAMRTSGRRSGGNDITFTDFILKAAKILKGLEDNDLEEAYVVINDETRRYINTENELRELFDDNDMRRYVSDKLDDNKEMAADDLRRYLDEAVAFIEHKRETGENIDLLEIGNTLYEGASATLRRALSDLKKLRRGKEYNIGSVLRGALGSLAFLHYASLSDDEYTTIIFVFLISLSVGG; this is encoded by the exons ATGAAAGCCGTTGTGTGTATCGCTGTTGCCAGTATAATag TAAACACAGTGAAAGCAGTGGACCCGAAACAACTGAACGTCGCTCTTGAAACAGTCCTTCAATTTGACAAGAAAGACCGCGCAGCAGACCTAGCCGTCCTCGACAAGGTGCAGAACTTCCTAGATCAAATCAAAGATGCCATGCGAACCAGCGGCAGGAGAAGCGGCGGAAACGATATCACATTCACTGATTTCATTTTAAAAGCCGCTAAAATTCTAAAAGGTCTCGAAGACAATGATCTCGAAGAAGCATACGTTGTTATCAATGATGAAACAAGAAGATATATTAACACAGAGAATGAGTTAAGAGAGCTATTCGATGATAATGATATGAGGAGGTACGTTTCTGACAAATTGGATGATAACAAGGAGATGGCAGCTGATGATTTGCGTAGGTATTTAGATGAAGCGGTTGCCTTCATAGAACACAAACGGGAAACTGGAGAAAATATTGACTTACTTGAAATTGGGAATACTTTGTACGAGGGCGCTAGTGCTACATTGAGGAGAGCACTTAGTGATTTGAAGAAACTGAGAAGAGGGAAAGAATATAATATAGGGAGCGTGTTAAGAGGCGCACTCGGGTCGCTTGCATTTTTGCATTATGCATCGCTCAGTGATGAT GAATACACCACCATCATATTCGTATTCCTCATTTCACTCTCCGTGGGGGGCTAA
- the LOC134659957 gene encoding uncharacterized protein LOC134659957 has protein sequence MKAVVCIAVASIIVNTVKAVDPKQLNVALETVLQFDKKDRAADLAVLDKVQNFLDQIKDAMRTSGRRSGRNDITFTDFILKAAKILKGLEDNDLEEAYVVINDETRRYINTEKELRELLDDNDMRRYVSDKLDYNKEMAADDLRRYLDEAVAFIEHKRETGENIDLLEIGNTLYEGASATLRRALSDLKKLRTGKEYYIGSALRGQWPQGPYCYANGKLVDNTQT, from the exons ATGAAAGCCGTTGTGTGTATCGCTGTTGCCAGTATAATag TAAACACAGTGAAAGCAGTGGACCCGAAACAACTGAACGTCGCTCTTGAAACAGTCCTTCAATTTGACAAGAAAGACCGCGCAGCAGACCTAGCCGTCCTCGACAAGGTGCAGAACTTCCTAGATCAAATCAAAGATGCCATGCGAACCAGCGGCAGGAGAAGCGGCAGAAACGATATCACATTCACTGATTTCATTTTAAAAGCCGCTAAAATTCTAAAAGGTCTCGAAGACAATGATCTCGAAGAAGCATATGTTGTTATCAATGATGAAACAAGAAGATATATTAACACAGAGAAGGAGTTAAGAGAGTTACTCGATGATAATGATATGAGGAGGTACGTTTCTGACAAATTGGATTATAACAAGGAGATGGCAGCTGATGATTTGCGTAGGTATTTAGATGAAGCGGTTGCCTTCATAGAACACAAACGGGAAACTGGAGAAAATATTGACTTACTTGAAATTGGGAATACTTTGTATGAGGGCGCTAGTGCTACATTGAGGAGAGCACTTAGTGATTTGAAGAAATTGAGAACAGGGAAAGAATATTATATAGGGAGCGCGTTAAGAGGC CAATGGCCCCAAGGACCATATTGCTATGCGAACGGGAAATTGGTGGACAACACGCAAACATAG
- the LOC134660296 gene encoding ras-related protein Rab-24-like produces MSRCDFKIVLLGSEHVGKTSLVIRFVNCSFNAGTPYQNTIGAAFCAKTMRSDGRDFNVGIWDTAGSERYEAMTRMYYRGAHAAVICYEPSSLLSWSRLRHWLTELRTVEEDCKVYLCGTKKDLLDSGLAQREVPEETVATYSQGLRGHFLTSSKTGENVEELFQKIVDDCASDQRLMRNVEELRVQILKDEAAYRAKDKQYCLC; encoded by the exons ATGAGCCGTTGTGATTTCAAAATAGTGTTGTTAGGGAGCGAACATGTTGGAAAAACTAGTTTGGTGATCAGATTCGTGAACTGTAGCTTTAATGCTGGGACTCCGTATCAAAAT ACTATTGGTGCAGCGTTTTGTGCAAAAACCATGCGCTCTGATGGTAGAGACTTCAACGTTGGCATCTGGGACACCGCCGGCAGTGAAAG GTATGAAGCAATGACGCGCATGTACTACCGCGGCGCGCACGCCGCCGTCATCTGCTACGAGCCGTCCTCTCTCCTCTCCTGGAGCAGGCTGAGGCACTGGCTCACTGAGCTGAGGACAGTTGAAGAG GATTGCAAAGTGTACCTTTGTGGCACCAAGAAAGACCTCTTGGACTCCGGCCTCGCTCAGCGCGAGGTCCCGGAGGAGACCGTGGCCACGTACAGCCAGGGACTAAGGGGACATTTCCTGACCTCTAGCAAAACTGGAGAAAACGTGG AGGAACTCTTCCAGAAGATAGTGGACGACTGCGCGTCCGACCAGCGACTGATGCGAAACGTCGAGGAGCTGCGAGTGCAAATACTGAAGGACGAAGCTGCCTACCGCGCCAAGGACAAGCAATATTGCTTATGTTGA